The sequence CCGATGCGATCCTTATCGCTTCAGTTGTCATGAGCAACAGGAAAAGGCTAACCATTAAATTTATAAAGCAGTTTTTAAAAGATATTTCGCAGATAAGGAAGATAATAGATGAGGAAAAAGTGGATGTCCTTCATGTTCACTGCTCGCCAGAATACTGGATTGGAGCTTTGGCTCACAAGCTTTCACGACAAAAACCTGTGTTCGTAAGGACAAGACATATTCCTATTCCTGTAAAAAAGAAATTTATAAACTCATATCTCTTTAATAAGACTGATAGGGTTATAACCGCCTCAGAGTTGATAAGAAAAAACTATTTTAATAATAAAGGATATGATGAATCAAAACTTATAACCATATATGATGGAGTTGATTGCAGGAAGTTCAACCCAAATGTCTGCGGAGAAGAAATAAGAAAGGAATTTAATATAAAAGATGGTGAATTTTTAATTGGGAATATAGGGAGGTTGGAAAAAGTAAAGGGACACAGTTTTTTCCTGCAGTCAATAGGAGAGGTGGCAAAGAAAATTCAAAATATAAAGGTTGTGATTGTTGGGTGGAGGGATAATAAATTTAAAGATGAGGATATGGAAGAAATGGAAAAGATAATAAAGGAAAAAGGAATTGAGGGCAGGGTAATATTTGCTGGTTTCAGAAATGATGTGGAAAAAATTATGGCAGCCATTGATTTATTTGTTCTTTCTTCAATAGGTTCTGAAGGTTCAAGTAGGGCAACCTTTGAGGCTATGGCTATGGCAAAGCCATGTGTTGTTACAGGAGTTGGAATTCTTCCTGAACTGATAGAGGATGGTGTAAATGGCTTTTTAATCCCTCCTGAAAACCCACATCTTATGGCTGAAGCAATTTTAAAACTTATTGAGGATAAAAATAAAGCAAAGGAATTTGGGCTTGCATCTTACAGGAAGGTTTTAAGTAATTTTACTGATGAAATAATGGTAGAAAAGACAATTAATCTTTATTATAAGATGCTGGAGGAGAGAGGAATTGAAAGTTAAAATAAAATTTTTCGCAGCATTGCGTGAAGGAATTGGAAAGAGTGAAATTGAAATTAATATCCCATCAGGGTCAAGGCTTAATGGCCTTATTGAGAGGCTTGAAAAAGAATATAAAGCGATAGCAGAATTTAAAACCTCAATAGCCTATTCAATAAATATGGAATATGTCAGGGGAGATGAGGTATTAAAGGAAGGGGATGAAATTGCCTTGATTCCTCCTGTAAGCGGAGGCTGTCCAATGATGTCATTGTGAGCGCAGCGAAGCAATCTGGCCCTAAGGGTTATTCAGTTAAATCGAGCCTATAAAGACTCTCCCACAATTATGGGAAACCCCTTCTGGGGTTGATTCGATAGCTTTATGAGGTAGATATGTTTAAAATAGTAAAAGAAGAAATTAATTTAAACGAGCTTATCAAATATGTTTCTGACCAAAGAGCAGGAGCTATTACAACTTTTTTAGGAGTAACCCGCGGAGAATCAGATGGGAAAAGGGTTCTCTATCTTGATTATGATGCATACCCTGAGATGGCTGTAAAAAAA is a genomic window of Candidatus Schekmanbacteria bacterium RIFCSPLOWO2_02_FULL_38_14 containing:
- a CDS encoding molybdopterin converting factor subunit 1, coding for MKVKIKFFAALREGIGKSEIEINIPSGSRLNGLIERLEKEYKAIAEFKTSIAYSINMEYVRGDEVLKEGDEIALIPPVSGGCPMMSL